TTGCACGCTTTGGGCCATTACTTCCGGCTCATGGCCAAAGATCTGTACCGCAACCATACCCTCTCTTGCATCATAGTCAAGCAGGCTTCTTGTATTTTTATGTCCATACACCAACGCCTTTGATGAAATCATTTCAGTATATTTTAAGGCGCAGCCCATCTGGTTGACTATTATTCTGTAAGCCTGGTCAGTCACGCCGGCCATGGGTGCAAGAAAAATCCTACCATTTAGTTTAACATCCCCTATTGCAAGTATATTATCATCATGCATACCCCATAACCCCCCTTACACTGACATCTCCTGCCTGCGCCTCAGTTAATTCACCGTCATCATGTTCTATAAGCAGCGCCCCGGATGGTAATATATCCACTGCTGTACCCGTATATTCCATACGACCATTTATTACCCTTACCTTCCTGCCTATGGTGGCAGACATACTTTTTACTTCTGAAATAAATCCATTGTAGTCTCCACCCTTATATGCAGTATATATTATCTCTATTTCCTTCAGTATTGACGCCAGAAGCTCCGGTCTATAGAACTCTTCTCCGCTCTCTAAATACAGGGATGTGGCTATGCTACTTATCTCTCCAGGAATACGCCTGTTATTAACATTTAAGCCAAAGCCGGTAATTACATAATGAACAGCATCCATCTCTGCAGCCATTTCTGTGAGTATGCCGCATACCTTCTTGCCATTGACCACTATATCATTGGGCCATTTTATGAGTGGATTTATGCCCCGTTTTTGCAGGGCTCGGGCTATGCCAAGGCCAATAAGCTGGGTAAGTTTTGGTATCTCGCTTATGGGAACAGATGGCTTTAAAATAATGCTGCAGTATATCCCTTCAAATTTAGGCGAGTACCATCCCCTGGATATCCTTCCCCTACCTGATACCTGTTCTTCAGCCACCACTATAGTGCCCTCATCACAGTTACCTATGGCCAGGCCTTTAGCCACCTCATTGGTAGACCCTATGGAATCATAGTATACTATTTCCCTCCCCAGTACATCGGTCTTGAGGTAAAATCCGACAAGGTCAGGCAGAAGCAGGTCTGGGGCCTGCTGCAACATATATCCGTTTTTTGTCTCCGCCTTTATATCAAAGCCTCTTTCCCTGAGGGCATTTATCCTCTTCCATACTGCCGTCCTGGTTATCCCGAGGATAGAACTCAACTCTTCTCCAGAGATATATTTACCACGTTTTTCCATCAAAATCTCCAGCAGTTTATCCATTGGATCACCTTTAATATATAATAATAGGGTATCTATATAGATACCCTATTATTATATATTAACCTCCATATATTGACAAGAAGACTCCTGCTGCTACCGCAGTGCCTATAACTCCTGCAACATTAGGACCCATAG
The DNA window shown above is from Calorimonas adulescens and carries:
- a CDS encoding biotin--[acetyl-CoA-carboxylase] ligase, coding for MDKLLEILMEKRGKYISGEELSSILGITRTAVWKRINALRERGFDIKAETKNGYMLQQAPDLLLPDLVGFYLKTDVLGREIVYYDSIGSTNEVAKGLAIGNCDEGTIVVAEEQVSGRGRISRGWYSPKFEGIYCSIILKPSVPISEIPKLTQLIGLGIARALQKRGINPLIKWPNDIVVNGKKVCGILTEMAAEMDAVHYVITGFGLNVNNRRIPGEISSIATSLYLESGEEFYRPELLASILKEIEIIYTAYKGGDYNGFISEVKSMSATIGRKVRVINGRMEYTGTAVDILPSGALLIEHDDGELTEAQAGDVSVRGVMGYA